The Corythoichthys intestinalis isolate RoL2023-P3 chromosome 1, ASM3026506v1, whole genome shotgun sequence genomic interval GAACCCTTTGAGCGACAGCTCATTTCAGCACCAGACAACAAAAGGAGAGCAACCGGACGGCCTCTTAGCTCCGCTTTCGGACAGCGATGACTCAACGTCACATTCTTCTGACTTTAATACTGATGAGGAGGAGCatgactttgaccaaaatgcttcaaaatccttAGACAAGTCATCATTTAAAAGAGACGCAAAGGAAGGCGTGGTTGGGAAACGTTTTccctgctcactttgtgataaaacattCTCCACGAAGGCAaaattaaacacacacacaagaagacacactggagagaagccttatgcctgcacactttgtgataaaaaattCTCCACGAAGGCAaaattaaacacacacacaagaagacacactggagagaagccttatgcctgcacactttgtgataaaaaatactTTACAAAGGAAAATTTGAActatcacacaagaacacacactggagagaagccttttgcctgcacatgttgtggtaaaagattcacccatcagggagatttaaaaaaacacacaagaaaaCACATCGGAGCGAAGCCTTATGCttgcacactttgtgataaaacattTCCTTTTAAACGCTACTTAAGGGCACACATGCgtagacacactggagagaagccttttgcctgcacactttgcgataaaaaATTCTCCACGAAGGCAagattaaacacacacacaagaagacacactggagagaagcctcatgcctgcacactttgtgataaaaaatactTTACAAAGGGAAATTTGAActatcacacaagaacacacactggagagaagccttttgcctgcacactttgtggtaaaaggttCACAAGTCAGGGACATTTAAAcagtcacacaagaacacacactagagagaaaccttttgcctgcacatgttgtggtaaaagattcacccatCAGGGAGGTTTAAACTATCACATAAGCACACACACCGCAGAGAAGCcttatgcctgcacactttgtgataaaaaatactGCACGAAGGTAGTATTAAACCTTCACACAAgaagacacactggagagaagcctcatgcctgcacactttgtgataaaaaatactTTACAAAGGAAAATTTGAActatcacacaagaacacacactggagagaagccttttacctgcacactttgtggtaaaaggttCACAAGTCAGGGACATTTAAAcagtcacacaagaacacacactagagagaaaccttttgcctgcacatgttgtggtaaaagattcacccatCAGGGAGGTTTAAACTATCACATAAGCACACACACCGCAGAGAAGCcttatgcctgcacactttgtgataaaaaatactGCACGAAGGCAAAATTgaacagacacacaagaacacacactggagagaagccttttgcctgcacatattgtggtaaaagattcacccaaAAGGAAAAtttcagcattcacacaacaacacacactggagagaagccgtttgcctgcacactttgtggtaaaagattcacctgTAAGGGagatttaaacaaacacacaagcacacacaccgGAGCGAAGCcttatgcctgcacactttgtgataaaaaatactCCTCGAAGGTAGTATTAAAccttcacacaagaacacacactggagagaaaccttttgcctgcacactttgtgataaaaaatactCCACAAAGGCatatttaaacaaacacacaagaacacacaccggAGCGAAGCCTTATGCttgcacactttgtgataaaaaatacGCCACAAGGGAATATATAAACATTCACATGAGAACACACacgggagaaaagccttttgcatgctcactttgtggtaaaCGATTTGCTCGGAAAGGACATTTAGTAAGCCACGCAAGTAGCCACACTggcgtgtgacaaaatattctgATTCCTGCATTTACAATGGAAAAAGCATTTCAATTTCATTATTCGGTTTTTCGCGAGCctcttttgaaaaagttgttcaTGATTTTTCAGGCGCTGTTCTTTTTTACAACTATCCAAttcatatatggcagaaaacagacaAGGTTGAAatggcagtttctgctcttgcacccctctttaaaataaactgctgtattttaagccaaaacagctgttgtgtttgatagaaccatATGTCTCAGGGGTTGCGTtagccgaatattttccgtcgttgaccggttttttaaaacggtgacggaaaaaactgaagtccatccgtcatttcgacaggttgcaattcacacccacagggtggcaagtgagcatattaattaggtattgtctctcttaatgcatgacgccgttggccttactcggaaaaatgttaaggcaactgagtgtttgccttgcacggccagactgttctccctgtatttttcaaacactgagagaaaagtctgggacacagcctctcgagaaggtacaaaatcaatcgacaaatcagatttgtttatttgcgtgacgtgttcttcacgagcaacgtcacttttgcgcgccgaaagtcgtctctagaacaacacagatggcgaacgggagggccgagaatatgttccaatccgcggtaaattcagttttaaataagcTAAAACacaacgagtcattgacaagtctgtctctcgctagccatgttgaataaactccgttctcctcgtatgtttacttccgcgcgcaagtccctcgtcctgcccttgtCGCTTTGAtagcggcacgtctgcccgtcgctgattggtgaactccgctgtctgtttgcctcttgttaagtgtAGAAAAGGCTACAAAGTTATGTGATTGTTTGCTTAAGATGTTCACAGTTGCTCGTTCAATGCCTTCAGCATCATTTGATTCCCACATTTGGCTGACGTAAATAGGTGAAAAGTTGGATTGCGCATGCACCGTACCAGAATGCGGATGTCAATAGTAAGAAAGTCACGGGTGGATGCACGACATGAGCGTGCGTCTAATTGTGTGTTTGTTCATTGCTGTGCGTAAATGCAAAGTGAGTATCACAAGCAGCATTCATATTTACGTAGACAATTTGTTATGATTACCTTTTGCTGTTGTTATGATAGTTCGTCCGATTGTTTTGCGTGGTAGTCCGTTAGCGTGTTGCTATGCTGCGATTCTAAAATAGCGACACGTTGCGGCATAGCGCACCGGAAGTAGAGTGAATCCGCCTTCACAATAAGTGCCCGGAACCGGAAGTGCTTAGCTGGAGCGTAGAAAATAGTTCAAGCTTAACTTCGAATATTCCATCTACATGTTTAAATGTAATTAAGTTGAATTTAAgcaatgtatatttatttattgtttctttTCATGTCTTTTGTACAGATaaaccacacacacagatacacacatatatacccaCAAACACCTACTCAAGAATATAACCATTTCCACATCTACATGGACAGTTGGGATGAATGGACTGTATAAAGTTGATTTAAGAGGATTTGCATTAAAGAAAAAGGAGAAATCCAGCCACCTGTCCAAGTGCCGTGATTGCCTCTACTTTGAGTGGGCCTTAAGTGGTGTTTGGCCTACACACTGACGTGAACACAGCTAAAATCAACCTGAATCAGCGAGAATCCAGTTTTCTCCACTACATTAAGCttattcggacagaatattaattaaaaatgaatgaaaactaaatactatagaatatgtcattattatcattttaaaaatgtaagtgactggtaaaaatagattatgaccggatttttatgacactgtcagtcaaaatgacagacaac includes:
- the LOC130925885 gene encoding oocyte zinc finger protein XlCOF6-like isoform X1; its protein translation is MQPLCTHPGLVVLSCSILQTKRPPSKQFHWMRQITTNWWPTQSQTSSQRVEMRRGTPGHDEQLKYKEMKSPADVTVEELHPEKHNPVHVKQKEEPDMPLIKQEAEPETSDIKEEKQEIEILNFPMGVGVKSEEDEGPSEESGAANPLSDSSFQHQTTKGEQPDGLLAPLSDSDDSTSHSSDFNTDEEEHDFDQNASKSLDKSSFKRDAKEGVVGKRFPCSLCDKTFSTKAKLNTHTRRHTGEKPYACTLCDKKFSTKAKLNTHTRRHTGEKPYACTLCDKKYFTKENLNYHTRTHTGEKPFACTCCGKRFTHQGDLKKHTRKHIGAKPYACTLCDKTFPFKRYLRAHMRRHTGEKPFACTLCDKKFSTKARLNTHTRRHTGEKPHACTLCDKKYFTKGNLNYHTRTHTGEKPFACTLCGKRFTSQGHLNSHTRTHTREKPFACTCCGKRFTHQGGLNYHISTHTAEKPYACTLCDKKYCTKVVLNLHTRRHTGEKPHACTLCDKKYFTKENLNYHTRTHTGEKPFTCTLCGKRFTSQGHLNSHTRTHTREKPFACTCCGKRFTHQGGLNYHISTHTAEKPYACTLCDKKYCTKAKLNRHTRTHTGEKPFACTYCGKRFTQKENFSIHTTTHTGEKPFACTLCGKRFTCKGDLNKHTSTHTGAKPYACTLCDKKYSSKVVLNLHTRTHTGEKPFACTLCDKKYSTKAYLNKHTRTHTGAKPYACTLCDKKYATREYINIHMRTHTGEKPFACSLCGKRFARKGHLVSHASSHTGV
- the LOC130925885 gene encoding oocyte zinc finger protein XlCOF6-like isoform X2; this translates as MPLIKQEAEPETSDIKEEKQEIEILNFPMGVGVKSEEDEGPSEESGAANPLSDSSFQHQTTKGEQPDGLLAPLSDSDDSTSHSSDFNTDEEEHDFDQNASKSLDKSSFKRDAKEGVVGKRFPCSLCDKTFSTKAKLNTHTRRHTGEKPYACTLCDKKFSTKAKLNTHTRRHTGEKPYACTLCDKKYFTKENLNYHTRTHTGEKPFACTCCGKRFTHQGDLKKHTRKHIGAKPYACTLCDKTFPFKRYLRAHMRRHTGEKPFACTLCDKKFSTKARLNTHTRRHTGEKPHACTLCDKKYFTKGNLNYHTRTHTGEKPFACTLCGKRFTSQGHLNSHTRTHTREKPFACTCCGKRFTHQGGLNYHISTHTAEKPYACTLCDKKYCTKVVLNLHTRRHTGEKPHACTLCDKKYFTKENLNYHTRTHTGEKPFTCTLCGKRFTSQGHLNSHTRTHTREKPFACTCCGKRFTHQGGLNYHISTHTAEKPYACTLCDKKYCTKAKLNRHTRTHTGEKPFACTYCGKRFTQKENFSIHTTTHTGEKPFACTLCGKRFTCKGDLNKHTSTHTGAKPYACTLCDKKYSSKVVLNLHTRTHTGEKPFACTLCDKKYSTKAYLNKHTRTHTGAKPYACTLCDKKYATREYINIHMRTHTGEKPFACSLCGKRFARKGHLVSHASSHTGV